From Yersinia hibernica, a single genomic window includes:
- a CDS encoding ATP-binding cassette domain-containing protein: protein MLKFSRFAIDVAHYRWLGRKTWHPLLSNISLEVNPGELVALVGGSGEGKSLLLQSALGLLPENMRCHGEIILDGEVLCAQDKIERRGKTLCYVPQGVSALNPLIKVGSQMTRAAQLSGVKLKLEDVAMQLQTYNLAPGLVHDFPRQLSGGMAKRVLTSCATLTNARYILADEVTSWLDDEHACQLLTHLRAFCQQGRGILWVTHDLALAARFADKIAVLHQGELHETLSADELKNNEGSPWLQSLWAALPEQQFVSQPISPTEVAEYV, encoded by the coding sequence ATGTTGAAATTTTCAAGGTTTGCCATTGATGTTGCCCATTATCGCTGGCTAGGCCGAAAAACCTGGCACCCTTTATTGAGCAATATTTCTTTGGAGGTGAATCCCGGGGAGTTGGTCGCGCTCGTGGGCGGCAGTGGTGAGGGTAAAAGTCTGTTATTGCAAAGTGCACTGGGCTTATTGCCGGAGAACATGCGCTGTCATGGCGAGATTATCCTGGATGGAGAAGTCTTGTGTGCGCAAGATAAAATCGAGCGGCGTGGTAAAACCTTATGTTATGTCCCACAAGGGGTGAGTGCGCTGAATCCTTTGATAAAAGTGGGTTCGCAAATGACTCGAGCGGCGCAACTCAGCGGCGTTAAGTTAAAGCTGGAGGATGTCGCGATGCAGTTGCAAACCTATAATCTGGCGCCGGGGTTAGTCCATGATTTTCCTCGCCAACTCTCCGGTGGCATGGCAAAACGTGTGCTGACCAGTTGTGCGACCTTGACCAATGCCCGCTACATCTTAGCGGATGAAGTGACTTCATGGTTGGATGATGAGCATGCTTGCCAGTTATTAACGCATTTGCGCGCTTTTTGTCAGCAAGGGCGCGGTATTTTATGGGTTACACATGACTTGGCGCTGGCGGCGCGCTTTGCTGATAAAATTGCAGTATTGCATCAAGGTGAATTGCACGAAACATTGAGTGCTGATGAGCTGAAGAACAACGAGGGGAGCCCGTGGTTGCAATCACTGTGGGCGGCCTTGCCGGAGCAGCAATTCGTCAGCCAGCCGATATCGCCCACGGAGGTGGCAGAATATGTTTAG
- a CDS encoding ABC transporter substrate-binding protein, which produces MSKRLWLRNTLLTAALLSAFSVPASAANHTLQLAIGDEPTEGFDPMLGWSHGSYLLLHSPLLKQNEDLSWTGFLLSDYKTSDDGKTWTLTLKPDLKFSDGSPLTAKDVVFTYNNAAASGGKVDMGNFLSAEEIDPLNVRVQLKAPQSTFVNVLGSLGIVSADKYNAKTYAQKPIGAGPYRLVSFQPGQQMIVEANPYYAGNKNDFDKLIFVFLDEDSAFAAAQSGQLGVVRIPPSMAVGPVNNMKLWVRPSVENRGIVFPTTPAGKKDMHGYPIGNDVTADVAIRRAINYAINRQLLADQIMEGHAIPAYTGVQGLPWNNPDSAIKDGDIEKAKQILEQAGWQLNSAGIREKQGVPAKITLWYTSGDTTRRDLAQAVRSMLKPIGIEVDLKSGSWETVERNMHANPTLFGWGSLDPMELYHHYSSKAAGVEYYNPGYYQNPVVDKHLQQALDAPTWEQAVPFWQEVDWDGATGAGIRGDAAWAWLLNIQHTYLANNCVDLGKAAPEIHGSWSLLNSLDSWKWTCQ; this is translated from the coding sequence ATGTCTAAACGTCTATGGCTCCGAAATACCTTACTAACCGCCGCTCTATTAAGTGCTTTTTCTGTTCCGGCCAGCGCGGCCAATCACACATTACAATTGGCTATCGGTGATGAACCGACCGAGGGTTTTGACCCCATGTTAGGGTGGAGTCATGGTAGTTATCTGCTGCTGCATAGCCCGTTACTCAAACAAAACGAAGACCTAAGTTGGACGGGTTTTTTGCTGAGTGATTATAAAACCAGTGACGATGGTAAAACTTGGACTCTGACACTCAAACCTGACCTCAAGTTTTCTGACGGCTCCCCTTTGACCGCCAAAGATGTGGTATTCACCTATAACAATGCTGCCGCCAGCGGCGGTAAGGTGGATATGGGGAACTTCCTCAGCGCAGAGGAAATTGACCCCCTCAATGTTCGTGTTCAACTCAAAGCGCCACAAAGTACCTTCGTGAACGTTTTGGGCTCATTGGGGATTGTTTCTGCTGATAAATATAATGCTAAAACCTATGCGCAAAAGCCGATTGGTGCTGGCCCGTACCGCTTAGTCAGTTTCCAGCCGGGTCAACAAATGATTGTTGAAGCGAACCCTTACTATGCGGGTAATAAAAATGATTTCGACAAGTTGATTTTTGTCTTCCTTGACGAAGACAGTGCTTTTGCCGCTGCCCAAAGTGGGCAACTAGGTGTAGTTCGTATTCCTCCATCTATGGCTGTTGGCCCGGTGAATAACATGAAGTTATGGGTCAGACCGAGTGTGGAAAACCGGGGGATTGTGTTCCCGACCACTCCAGCGGGCAAAAAGGATATGCATGGTTATCCGATTGGTAATGATGTTACCGCCGATGTCGCGATTCGCCGCGCCATTAACTATGCCATCAACCGCCAACTGCTGGCTGACCAAATCATGGAAGGCCATGCCATTCCGGCTTATACCGGAGTTCAGGGGCTGCCATGGAATAACCCGGACTCCGCTATCAAAGATGGCGATATTGAGAAAGCCAAACAGATATTGGAGCAGGCGGGCTGGCAGCTAAACAGTGCGGGGATCAGAGAAAAACAGGGTGTTCCGGCCAAAATCACACTGTGGTATACCAGCGGCGATACCACTCGGCGTGACTTGGCGCAGGCGGTACGTTCCATGCTTAAACCGATTGGCATTGAGGTTGATTTGAAGTCCGGCAGCTGGGAAACCGTAGAGCGTAATATGCATGCTAATCCAACCCTGTTTGGCTGGGGCAGCCTAGACCCGATGGAGCTGTACCATCACTACAGCAGTAAAGCCGCTGGCGTGGAATATTATAACCCGGGCTACTACCAAAACCCTGTGGTTGATAAACATTTGCAACAAGCGCTGGATGCCCCAACCTGGGAGCAAGCGGTGCCATTTTGGCAGGAAGTGGACTGGGATGGGGCGACCGGTGCTGGTATCCGGGGTGATGCTGCCTGGGCATGGTTGCTGAATATTCAGCATACTTACCTGGCCAATAATTGCGTCGATTTAGGTAAAGCAGCGCCGGAGATTCACGGCTCTTGGTCACTACTTAATAGCCTTGATAGCTGGAAATGGACCTGTCAGTAA
- the ureB gene encoding urease subunit beta, with translation MSAKKSTKDNAEQNTPLGGCILADTPITFNENKPVTKVKVRNTGDRPIQVGSHFHFFEANRALEFDRTAAYGKRLNISSTTAIRFEPGDETEVSLIPFGGKQTLYGFNNLVDGWTGEGVVPNSVRPDKLEAIRRAAARGFKSSSK, from the coding sequence ATGAGCGCGAAGAAAAGCACTAAAGATAATGCAGAACAGAATACCCCACTCGGCGGTTGCATTTTAGCTGATACCCCAATCACCTTTAATGAGAATAAACCGGTTACTAAAGTTAAAGTCCGCAATACGGGTGACCGACCCATTCAGGTTGGTTCTCATTTCCACTTCTTTGAAGCTAACCGCGCACTGGAGTTTGACCGTACTGCGGCTTATGGCAAAAGACTGAATATCTCTTCAACAACCGCGATCCGTTTTGAGCCCGGTGATGAAACTGAAGTGTCATTAATTCCTTTTGGTGGCAAGCAAACACTGTATGGCTTTAACAACCTGGTGGATGGTTGGACTGGTGAAGGGGTGGTGCCGAATAGTGTGCGCCCGGACAAGCTTGAGGCTATCCGCCGTGCGGCTGCACGTGGTTTCAAATCATCGTCTAAATAA
- a CDS encoding ABC transporter permease: MKGISLFALRLACLLLVTAVGTFTLLSFSPVDPIRAYIGSDLLHVPPEQYPLIAARWGLDLPLWQRFLHWFTQVLQGDFGYSMLYNAPVSQVIGERFTTSFALLFSAWLFSGIVGLLLGLTAGRYLNRWPDRVISSLSYLLASLPTFWIGLLLLSLFAVKLNWAPICCAWTPGSNAQTASWSDKLHHLILPMLALGLLGVGNIALHTRARVAEVMNSEFIRYARAQGDKGWPLVNFHILRHAITPALCLQFASVGELLGGSLLAEKVFAYPGLGQATIDAGLHGDIPLLMGIVMFCAILVFCGNSIANALLHRLNRGAARQL, encoded by the coding sequence ATGAAGGGGATTTCGCTGTTTGCCCTGCGTTTAGCTTGCCTGCTGCTGGTGACGGCAGTAGGCACGTTCACGCTGCTGAGTTTCTCGCCAGTTGACCCAATACGTGCCTATATCGGCAGTGATCTGCTGCATGTGCCGCCGGAACAGTACCCACTGATTGCGGCGCGCTGGGGGCTGGACTTACCATTATGGCAGCGTTTTCTGCACTGGTTTACCCAAGTTCTACAAGGGGATTTCGGTTACTCGATGTTGTACAACGCGCCGGTGTCACAAGTCATTGGTGAACGTTTTACTACCTCGTTTGCATTGCTATTTTCGGCATGGTTATTCTCGGGCATTGTCGGGCTACTGCTGGGCTTGACGGCGGGCCGCTATCTCAATCGTTGGCCGGATCGGGTTATTTCAAGTTTGTCATATTTATTGGCGTCATTACCGACTTTCTGGATTGGTTTATTACTGTTGTCATTATTTGCAGTGAAACTGAATTGGGCCCCTATTTGCTGTGCATGGACACCCGGGAGTAACGCACAAACTGCCAGCTGGAGTGACAAACTGCATCATCTCATCTTGCCAATGCTGGCTTTAGGATTACTGGGGGTTGGGAATATTGCTTTGCATACCCGAGCCCGAGTCGCTGAAGTGATGAACAGTGAGTTTATTCGCTACGCACGAGCGCAGGGGGATAAAGGATGGCCATTGGTCAATTTCCATATCTTGCGCCATGCCATTACACCGGCGTTGTGTCTGCAATTTGCCTCTGTGGGTGAATTATTGGGCGGGTCTTTATTAGCAGAAAAAGTCTTTGCCTACCCAGGGTTGGGGCAGGCCACCATTGATGCCGGGTTACACGGCGATATTCCGCTATTAATGGGGATTGTAATGTTTTGCGCCATCTTGGTCTTTTGCGGTAATAGTATTGCCAACGCACTGTTACACCGCTTGAATAGGGGGGCGGCGCGACAATTATGA
- a CDS encoding urease subunit gamma, producing MQLTPREVEKLMIYTLSDVAFKRKARGLKLNYPEAVSIITVTAMEGARDGKSVEDVMKEASKVLTKDDVMDGVADLIPNVQVEAIFTDGSRLVTVHDPIK from the coding sequence ATGCAGCTCACCCCAAGAGAAGTTGAAAAGCTCATGATCTACACGTTGTCTGATGTGGCGTTCAAACGCAAAGCGCGTGGCTTGAAACTCAATTATCCGGAAGCCGTTTCTATTATCACAGTGACTGCAATGGAGGGGGCCAGAGATGGCAAATCCGTCGAAGATGTGATGAAAGAAGCCAGTAAAGTTCTCACTAAAGATGATGTGATGGACGGGGTGGCAGATCTGATTCCAAATGTTCAGGTCGAAGCAATTTTTACTGACGGCAGCCGTTTGGTCACAGTACACGACCCTATTAAATGA
- a CDS encoding ABC transporter permease yields MTYNPNRALFRLFVSLALLSILIIYGWAIYPVEIQMDLMARRQPPSLAYWFGTDSLGRDLWLRCFQGMTTSLQIGLVAAFASGLLAMLSASLCSVNKTLDYLIRGLIDSMLALPHLLLLVLICFTLGGGKNGVILAVALTHWPKLALILRAEILRIRETDYVMLSHRLGNSNFYRWRHHLLPLLLPQWIVGTLLMFPHAVLHSAALSFLGFGLSPHEPSLGILLADALRYLSSGAWWLAFFPGLILVGLVLIFDQFARSLQQLWVRIT; encoded by the coding sequence ATGACTTATAACCCAAACCGAGCTTTGTTCCGGCTTTTTGTTTCATTGGCACTATTATCCATTTTAATTATCTACGGCTGGGCAATATATCCCGTTGAAATTCAGATGGATTTAATGGCTCGCCGCCAGCCGCCGTCATTGGCCTATTGGTTTGGCACTGACAGCTTAGGCCGCGACCTGTGGTTGCGCTGTTTTCAAGGCATGACTACCAGTTTGCAAATTGGCTTGGTTGCCGCTTTTGCCAGCGGCCTGCTGGCGATGCTGAGTGCCAGTTTATGTTCGGTGAATAAAACGTTGGATTATCTGATCCGCGGATTAATTGACAGCATGCTGGCCTTACCGCACTTATTATTGTTAGTGCTGATTTGTTTCACACTGGGAGGCGGAAAAAACGGGGTGATTCTGGCGGTGGCCCTCACTCATTGGCCAAAACTTGCTTTGATTTTACGTGCCGAGATTTTACGTATTCGGGAGACTGATTATGTGATGCTCTCGCATCGGCTGGGTAACAGCAATTTTTACCGTTGGCGTCACCATCTGCTACCGTTATTACTACCACAATGGATTGTTGGGACGCTACTGATGTTCCCCCATGCGGTGTTACACAGCGCCGCGCTCAGTTTTCTGGGGTTTGGCTTGTCACCTCATGAGCCATCGCTGGGGATTTTATTGGCAGATGCACTGCGTTATCTGAGCAGCGGGGCATGGTGGCTGGCATTTTTCCCAGGACTGATTTTGGTCGGGTTGGTGCTGATATTTGACCAGTTTGCTCGATCACTACAACAACTCTGGGTGAGGATAACCTGA
- a CDS encoding ATP-binding cassette domain-containing protein — protein MFSVDNLTIEQGGKCLWDSVSFSLAPGERLGISAPSGFGKTTLGRVLAQWQSATSGQISIEGAPLAKKGYCPIQLVPQHPEQSFNPYRTTGESLHDAWRPDAQWLERMVVNPDWLKRRPDELSGGELARIALLRALDPRTQYLIADEVTAQLDARVQAQIWQVLLEESARRPLGLIVFSHNKSLLEKVCSRIWIPQRENKKPLYPPSLAKPHLGLAMIKTR, from the coding sequence ATGTTTAGTGTCGACAACCTGACCATTGAACAAGGGGGAAAATGTCTGTGGGACTCAGTCTCATTTTCCTTGGCACCGGGAGAGCGATTGGGAATTTCAGCGCCCAGTGGTTTTGGCAAAACCACCTTAGGGCGGGTGTTGGCGCAATGGCAGTCGGCCACATCAGGGCAAATTTCCATCGAGGGCGCGCCGCTGGCGAAAAAAGGCTATTGCCCCATACAATTGGTGCCCCAGCATCCCGAACAAAGTTTCAATCCTTACCGGACAACCGGAGAAAGTCTGCACGATGCCTGGCGACCCGATGCCCAGTGGCTTGAGCGAATGGTTGTTAATCCGGACTGGTTAAAGCGCCGACCTGATGAACTTTCTGGCGGAGAATTAGCGCGTATTGCGCTGTTGCGGGCCTTAGATCCCCGAACCCAATATTTGATTGCCGATGAAGTTACCGCGCAACTGGACGCGCGCGTTCAGGCACAAATCTGGCAAGTTTTATTGGAAGAGTCTGCTAGACGCCCGTTAGGATTAATTGTTTTCAGTCACAACAAATCCTTATTAGAAAAAGTGTGTTCGCGTATTTGGATCCCGCAAAGAGAGAATAAAAAGCCGCTTTATCCACCTAGCCTGGCTAAGCCTCACCTCGGGTTAGCAATGATAAAAACAAGATAA
- a CDS encoding DNA-directed RNA polymerase subunit beta, with translation MRSVYLWVVVVAISITAFVSQLSFFFIEPQAEVSEGKVLVLKRTPKLGFIDSPRGYCQREYPTEDSERCESRILSPLLASTHAIYELPFSDYFYTMTYQPPQ, from the coding sequence ATGCGCTCTGTTTATCTATGGGTCGTGGTGGTGGCTATTAGTATCACCGCGTTTGTATCTCAGCTCAGCTTCTTTTTCATTGAACCGCAGGCGGAGGTTAGTGAGGGCAAAGTTTTAGTGCTCAAACGGACGCCTAAATTGGGTTTTATTGATAGCCCTCGGGGTTACTGCCAGCGCGAATATCCCACTGAAGACTCTGAACGCTGTGAGTCCAGGATACTTTCCCCACTATTGGCCAGCACCCATGCCATTTATGAGCTGCCATTTAGTGATTATTTTTACACTATGACGTATCAACCCCCCCAGTAA
- a CDS encoding rhodanese-like domain-containing protein encodes MSSIVSQTPPAPPEQALQHFSQRLAFETDCSDVYHCQQQGTVDFVLVDVRSEAAFASAHVPGAINIPHRLIDASLLVDFPMDTLFVVYCAGPHCNGVHRAAINLSQLGYAVKEMIGGVTGWSDEGLPMSDAVNKTGDTVSCGCHI; translated from the coding sequence ATGAGTAGTATCGTGAGCCAGACGCCGCCGGCACCTCCTGAACAGGCACTGCAACATTTTTCTCAGCGTTTAGCCTTTGAAACTGATTGCTCGGATGTTTACCACTGCCAGCAGCAGGGAACTGTGGACTTTGTGCTGGTCGATGTGCGCAGTGAGGCGGCATTTGCATCGGCACATGTGCCAGGAGCGATTAATATTCCTCACCGATTAATAGATGCTTCTTTACTTGTTGATTTTCCAATGGATACATTATTTGTGGTTTATTGTGCGGGGCCACACTGTAATGGTGTTCATCGCGCTGCAATCAATCTAAGCCAATTGGGATATGCGGTTAAAGAGATGATTGGGGGAGTGACGGGCTGGAGTGATGAGGGGCTGCCTATGAGCGATGCTGTTAATAAAACCGGTGATACGGTGAGTTGTGGCTGTCATATTTAA
- the ftrA gene encoding transcriptional regulator FtrA, producing MAHSALPKPHQAVKPDPGLVAILAYDGLCLFEFGIAQEIFGLARPEFDFPWYQHQVVAVDKHISTANGSLHIHVDAGIALLEQAKTIVIPGWSSPDTPPSPALVAALQQAITRGARIVTICSGVFVLAAAGLLRGKSATTHWRYTDYLAQCYPDIHVDANVLYVDEGQIITSAGSSAGIDACLHLITRDFGAHIANQVARRLVMAPQRRGGQQQFIPTPVARENHRDMAKLMEQVRGRLGQNWTISQMAAELALSERTFLRHFCAATGQPPKIWLQHERMYKAKELLEQDKINIAGIAEYCGFQTIEGFRNAFRQIVGITPAVYRRQFKYI from the coding sequence ATGGCACATTCCGCCCTGCCCAAACCTCACCAAGCGGTGAAACCAGATCCCGGTTTAGTTGCGATATTGGCTTATGACGGCCTCTGCCTGTTCGAATTTGGTATTGCACAGGAAATATTCGGCTTAGCGCGTCCAGAGTTTGATTTCCCTTGGTATCAGCATCAGGTGGTCGCAGTGGATAAACATATTTCCACGGCCAATGGCAGTCTCCACATTCACGTTGATGCAGGAATAGCCCTGCTGGAGCAGGCTAAAACCATTGTCATCCCTGGCTGGAGCAGCCCCGACACGCCCCCCTCCCCAGCCCTAGTTGCTGCTCTACAGCAAGCAATAACACGGGGAGCCCGCATAGTTACCATTTGTTCAGGTGTCTTTGTGCTGGCAGCGGCGGGGTTGTTGCGCGGCAAAAGTGCCACCACCCATTGGCGCTATACTGACTATCTGGCGCAGTGTTACCCTGATATTCATGTCGATGCGAATGTACTGTATGTCGATGAGGGGCAAATTATTACGTCGGCGGGAAGCAGCGCAGGCATCGATGCCTGCTTACATCTCATCACCCGCGATTTTGGTGCCCACATCGCCAACCAAGTAGCACGACGGTTAGTCATGGCCCCGCAACGTCGGGGTGGGCAACAGCAATTTATTCCCACCCCCGTTGCCAGAGAAAATCATCGAGATATGGCAAAACTGATGGAACAGGTGCGCGGGCGGCTAGGGCAGAATTGGACAATCAGCCAAATGGCGGCAGAGTTGGCGCTCAGTGAAAGAACCTTTTTGCGGCATTTTTGCGCGGCAACGGGTCAACCGCCTAAAATCTGGTTACAACACGAAAGAATGTATAAAGCGAAGGAGTTACTGGAGCAGGATAAAATTAATATAGCCGGAATAGCAGAATATTGCGGATTTCAAACTATTGAAGGTTTTAGGAATGCATTTCGTCAGATAGTGGGGATTACGCCCGCAGTATATCGGCGGCAGTTTAAATATATTTAG
- a CDS encoding urease subunit alpha, protein MPQISRQEYAGLFGPTTGDKIRLGDTNLFIEIEKDLRGYGEESVYGGGKSLRDGMGANNHLTRDNGVLDLVITNVTIVDARLGVIKADVGIRDGKIAGIGKSGNPGVMDGVTPGLVVGVSTDAISGEHLILTAAGIDSHIHFISPQQAYHALSNGVTTFFGGGIGPTDGTNGTTVTPGPWNIRQMLRSVEGLPVNIGLLGKGNSYGRGPLIEQAIAGIAGYKVHEDWGATANAIRHSLRMADEMDIQVSVHTDSLNECGYVEDTIDAFEGRTIHTFHTEGAGGGHAPDIIRVASQPNVLPSSTNPTLPYGVNSQAELFDMIMVCHNLNPNVPADVSFAESRVRPETIAAENVLHDMGVISMFSSDSQAMGRVGENWLRILQTANAMKASRGKLPEDAAGNDNFRVLRYVAKVTINPAIAQGVSHVIGSVEVGKMADLVLWDPRFFGAKPKLVIKGGMINWAAMGDPNASLPTPQPVFYRPMFGAMGKTLQDTCVTFVSQAALDDGVKEKAGLERQVMAVKNCRTISKHDLVRNDQTPHIEVDPETFAVKVDGVHATCEPIETASMNQRYFFG, encoded by the coding sequence ATGCCTCAAATTTCTCGGCAAGAATACGCGGGTCTATTTGGCCCAACGACTGGCGATAAAATCCGCTTGGGTGACACCAATCTATTTATCGAAATTGAAAAAGATCTGCGCGGATATGGTGAAGAGTCAGTTTACGGCGGCGGAAAGTCATTGCGCGATGGGATGGGGGCGAATAACCATCTGACCCGCGATAACGGTGTACTGGATTTAGTCATCACTAACGTCACCATTGTTGATGCCCGCTTAGGGGTTATTAAAGCCGACGTCGGTATCCGTGATGGCAAAATTGCCGGTATTGGCAAAAGTGGTAACCCAGGGGTTATGGACGGCGTCACTCCGGGATTAGTGGTCGGGGTGAGCACCGATGCCATCTCTGGTGAGCATTTGATTCTGACTGCCGCCGGTATTGATAGCCATATTCACTTCATTTCTCCACAGCAGGCATACCATGCATTATCCAATGGTGTGACCACCTTCTTTGGGGGCGGTATTGGCCCAACGGATGGGACGAACGGTACCACGGTGACCCCTGGCCCATGGAACATTCGTCAGATGCTGCGCTCTGTTGAAGGTCTGCCGGTCAACATTGGTCTTCTGGGTAAAGGTAACTCTTACGGACGTGGCCCTTTAATCGAACAAGCCATTGCTGGTATTGCTGGCTATAAAGTTCACGAAGACTGGGGTGCGACCGCAAACGCCATACGACATTCATTGCGGATGGCGGATGAAATGGATATTCAGGTTTCTGTGCATACAGATAGTCTGAACGAATGTGGTTATGTAGAAGATACCATTGATGCCTTCGAGGGCCGCACTATCCATACCTTCCATACTGAAGGTGCGGGTGGTGGTCATGCGCCGGATATCATTCGTGTTGCTAGCCAACCTAACGTCTTGCCAAGTTCGACTAACCCGACCCTGCCATACGGTGTTAACAGCCAAGCCGAACTGTTTGACATGATTATGGTGTGTCATAACCTCAACCCGAATGTGCCTGCGGATGTCTCCTTCGCTGAAAGCCGTGTGCGTCCGGAAACTATCGCGGCAGAGAACGTTCTGCACGATATGGGGGTTATCTCCATGTTCTCCAGTGACTCGCAAGCCATGGGGCGTGTTGGCGAAAACTGGTTGCGTATTCTGCAAACAGCCAATGCGATGAAAGCATCGCGCGGCAAATTACCAGAAGATGCTGCCGGTAACGATAACTTCCGTGTCTTGCGCTATGTCGCCAAAGTCACGATTAACCCGGCTATCGCCCAAGGTGTCAGCCATGTTATTGGCTCTGTTGAAGTGGGCAAAATGGCCGACCTGGTGTTGTGGGATCCGCGCTTCTTCGGCGCGAAACCTAAACTGGTTATCAAAGGCGGCATGATCAACTGGGCTGCGATGGGTGATCCGAACGCATCACTGCCAACACCACAACCGGTGTTTTATCGCCCAATGTTTGGTGCCATGGGTAAAACCCTGCAAGACACCTGCGTCACCTTCGTTTCTCAGGCCGCACTGGATGATGGCGTGAAAGAGAAAGCAGGGCTAGAGCGCCAGGTTATGGCGGTTAAAAACTGCCGTACCATCTCTAAACATGACTTGGTGCGTAATGACCAAACACCACACATTGAAGTGGATCCTGAAACCTTCGCGGTGAAAGTGGATGGCGTACATGCCACCTGTGAGCCGATTGAGACTGCGTCAATGAATCAACGCTATTTCTTTGGTTAG
- a CDS encoding DNA gyrase — MNWMEVLISAGIAVILGFITTRLRNSNKLGKIGAILWVIIPIVVGNIIYYQYINPNKFSGNDRAQIEQSLESFPVFQTLKKQEPALYTQLIDNFLKSKKEGQSEQQLIDEMKQSVAELTMQRIQHAPDKNVIDYMNIILDELRYYQANNRSEHLCFKALFPQVSGGVNATKVLPKELLMRDLDSVNSLFTSSTGGLIKPENQEYENKLNAIVGKMQQQYGHDLQMFVNPAAPEVDREKICDMAIDMYSQILKLPANDAGAILRSMLGGE; from the coding sequence GTGAATTGGATGGAAGTTTTGATATCTGCGGGTATTGCTGTGATTTTGGGCTTTATCACCACAAGATTACGTAATAGCAATAAACTGGGTAAGATAGGTGCTATTCTGTGGGTTATTATCCCGATTGTCGTGGGAAATATTATTTATTACCAATATATTAATCCGAATAAATTTAGCGGGAATGATCGAGCACAAATAGAACAATCACTCGAGAGTTTCCCTGTCTTCCAAACGTTGAAAAAACAAGAACCGGCTCTTTATACACAACTGATAGATAACTTCCTCAAGTCAAAGAAAGAAGGGCAATCGGAGCAACAACTGATTGATGAAATGAAGCAGTCCGTGGCAGAGCTAACTATGCAACGGATCCAACATGCACCCGATAAAAATGTTATCGATTATATGAATATTATCTTGGATGAGCTGCGCTATTATCAGGCGAATAATCGCAGTGAACATCTCTGTTTTAAGGCGTTGTTCCCGCAAGTGAGTGGCGGAGTGAATGCCACTAAAGTTTTACCTAAAGAGCTTCTCATGCGCGATTTGGATTCGGTTAATAGCTTGTTTACATCCTCTACCGGGGGATTAATAAAGCCAGAAAATCAAGAGTATGAGAATAAGCTCAATGCCATCGTGGGGAAAATGCAGCAGCAATATGGTCATGATTTGCAGATGTTTGTGAACCCTGCGGCTCCTGAAGTCGATCGCGAAAAAATCTGCGATATGGCCATTGATATGTATAGCCAAATATTGAAACTTCCCGCTAACGATGCTGGCGCTATTCTACGTTCAATGTTGGGTGGTGAATGA